From a single Rosa rugosa chromosome 7, drRosRugo1.1, whole genome shotgun sequence genomic region:
- the LOC133722925 gene encoding NAC domain-containing protein 83-like, with protein MEGGYERYMLLPGQRFCPMEDELLMYYLKPKVNGEEVPGKEALICELDLYGEQEPWNIWERYEARRANDLRRNKDLYFFTKKKKVSAKASRISRKVGSGTWKGQDAAKQIYLLDQNQQPTTTLLGFKKTYTYKNTSSVHHGRWIMYEFELDESQLLHKQEQVNKNAYSLCLLRKNDIPPEKKKRKLRQEEENHEMLQAKKNVPAPSLLDFPQLEKWYDQQQFLLPAEPQPSEENLGQQCQIPTLFSANEIMSDQDKNQLQQMPAEEGILTPGEVDLYGGNLSDVMVGANWPDSFIGELVKDDQPYTMEEGEWNDFLVQILST; from the coding sequence ATGGAGGGTGGCTATGAGCGTTATATGCTTCTTCCGGGCCAAAGGTTTTGCCCCATGGAAGATGAACTACTCATGTACTACCTTAAACCCAAGGTGAATGGAGAGGAGGTACCCGGAAAAGAAGCCCTTATTTGCGAGTTGGATCTTTATGGTGAGCAAGAACCTTGGAATATATGGGAAAGATATGAAGCAAGAAGGGCAAACGACTTGAGAAGGAACAAAGATCTCTACTTCTTtaccaaaaagaagaaggtgagtGCAAAAGCCTCGCGTATAAGCAGAAAAGTTGGGAGTGGAACATGGAAAGGCCAGGACGCAGCCAAGCAGATATATCTTCTTGATCAGAATCAGCAGCCAACAACTACTCTTCTTGGTTTCAAGAAAACCTACACCTACAAGAATACGAGCTCTGTGCATCATGGTCGCTGGATCATGTACGAGTTCGAACTTGATGAGTCGCAACTCCTGCACAAGCAGGAACAAGTAAATAAGAATGCATACTCTCTTTGTTTACTCAGGAAGAACGATATACCAccggaaaagaagaagagaaaattaaggcaagaagaagagaatcatGAGATGCTCCAAGCGAAGAAAAATGTGCCAGCACCATCATTATTGGATTTCCCTCAGCTAGAAAAATGGTATGATCAACAACAATTCTTGCTGCCAGCTGAACCTCAACCAAGCGAAGAAAATTTGGGGCAACAATGTCAGATACCAACATTATTTTCAGCTAATGAAATAATGAGTGACCAAGATAAAAATCAGTTGCAGCAAATGCCAGCTGAAGAGGGTATCTTGACACCAGGGGAAGTCGATCTGTATGGAGGCAACTTGAGTGATGTTATGGTTGGTGCAAACTGGCCCGACTCTTTTATAGGGGAGCTAGTGAAGGATGACCAGCCATATACCATGGAAGAGGGTGAATGGAATGATTTTCTTGTTCAGATTTTGAGCACTTAG